The genomic region GATCACCGGTTTGTCTGTGGTGAACAACGCATCGAACTCGCGGTCGGACAGTCCGTGCGGATGCTCGGTGTCGGGCTGCAGCCGCATGATGTCGACGACGTTGACCACCCGGACCCTCAGGTCGGGCAGCTCGCGGTGCAGGATGTCGGCGGCGGCCAGCGTCTCCAGCGTCGGGACGTCGCCGGCGCAGGCCAGCACCACATCGGGTTCGCCGGTGGTGGTGGAGGCCCAGTCCCAGATGCCCAGCCCGCGGGCGCAGTGCGCGACCGCGGCGTCGATGTCCAGATAGGTCAGCGCGGGCTGCTTGCCCGCGACGATGACGTTGACGTAGTCGCGGCTGCGCAGGCAGTGGTCGGTCACCGACAGCAGCGTGTTGGCGTCCGGCGGCAGGTAGACCCGCACCACTTCGGGCCGTTTGTTGGCGACGTGGTCGATGAAGCCGGGATCCTGGTGCGACGCACCGTTGTGGTCCTGACGCCAGACATGGCTTGTCAGAAGGTAGTTCAGCGACGCGATGGGCCGGCGCCACGGCAGCTCCCGGTTGCGGATCAACCACTTGCAGTGCTGGTTGAGCATCGAGTCGACGATGTGGACGAACGCCTCGTAGCAGTTGAACAGCCCGTGCCGCCCGGTCAGCAGGTAGCCCTCCAACCAGCCCTGGCACAGGTGCTCGGAGAGCACCTCCATCACGCGGCCCTCGGGTCCGAGGTGCTCGTCGTCGCCGGTGATCTCGCCCAACCACACCTTGTCGGTGGCCTCCAGCGTCGCCGCCAACCGGTTCGACGCGGTCTCGTCGGGCCCCATCACCCGGAACCGGTCCGGGTTGCGGACGATGACGTCGCGCAGATAGGTCCCCAGCACCCGGGTCGCCTCGGCGGTCTGCGAGGCGGGTGCGGAGACGTCGACGGCGTAGTCGGCGAACGGCGGCAGGTCCAGGTCGCGTAGCAGCAGCCCGCCGTTGGTGTGCGGGCTGGCGCTCATCCGCCGCGGCCCGGACGGGGCCAGCGCCCGCAGTTCGGGGCGCAGCGCCCCGGTGGCGTCGAACAGTTCCTCGGGCCGGTAGCCGCGCAGCCACTGCTCCAGCGCGGCGCGGTGCTCGGGGTTGGTGCGGGTCTCGGCCAGCGGCACCTGGTGCGACCGCCAGGTGCCCTCGACCTTCACACCGTCGACGCGATACGGGCCGGTCCAGCCTTTCGGGGTGCGCAGCACGATCATCGGCCACAGCGGCCTGCCCGTCTCGCCCTCCAGTCGCGCGGCCCGCTGGATCGCGCCGATCTGGTCGAACGCCTCGTCCAGGGCGGTCGCCAACTGCTGATGCACGCTGGCCGGGTCGTCGCCGGCGACGGTGATCGGCTGGTAGCCGTAGCCGAACAGCAAAGACTCCAGTTCCTCCTGCGGAATGCGGGCCAGCACGGTCGGATTGGCGATCTTGTAGCCGTTGAGGTGCAGGATCGGCAGCACCGCGCCGTCGGTGACCGGGTTGAGGAACTTGTTGGAGTGCCAGCTGGCCGCCAGCGGGCCGGTCTCGGCCTCACCGTCGCCGATCACGCACGCCACCACCAGATCCGGGTTGTCGAACGCGGCGCCGTAGGCGTGCACCAGCGCGTAACCCAGCTCGCCGCCCTCGTGGATCGAGCCGGGTGTCTCGGCGGCCACGTGGCTGGGGATCCCGCCGGGAAAAGAGAACTGGCGGAACAGTTTCCGCATGCCCTCGGCGTCCTCGGTGATGTGCGAGTACACCTCGCTGTAGGTGCCCTCGAGGTACGCGTTGGCGACCAGTCCGGGACCGCCGTGGCCGGGCCCGGTGATGTAGATGACGTCGAGGTCGCGTTCGCGGATGATCCGGTTGAGGTGGGTGTAGATCAGGTTCAGCCCCGGTGTGGTGCCCCAGTGCCCGAGCAGGCGCGGCTTGATGTGCTCGGGGGCCAGCGGTTCGCGCAGCAGCGGGTTGTCCAGCAGGTAGATCTGGCCGACGGACAGGTAGTTGGCCGCGCGCCAGTAGGCGTCGATCAGGGCGAGTTCGTGGTCGGAGAGCGTCGCGGACAGTGACTGGGCGGTCATTTGTTCCATCATCGTCGCCGCCGCGCGTTCACGCCCCCCTTCGGCGCATCCGGTTGTCTGGTCCAGGTAGCCGGGTGGCGACCGTCTAGCGTGACGGACGTGTTGGGATTCGCGCTGCCACAGTACGGGCCGTCGGCCCGCGCCGATATCGTCCGTTTCGCCGCCGCCGCCGAACAAATGGGCGCCGACAGCCTCTGGGTGGGGGACCGTCTGATCGCCCCGGTGGATCCCAGCGTCGGCTACGCGGGTTCGGACACAATCCCCGAACAGTTCCGCACCGGCTTCGACCCGTTCATCGCGCTCGCGCTGGCCGCGGCGGTCACCGAACGGGTGGCGCTGGGCGCCAGCGTGCTGGTCGCTCCCTGGTACGCGCCGGCGGTGCTGGCGCGGCAGCTGACCGCCCTGGACGTGGCCAGCGGCGGGCGGCTGCGGCCCGGCTTCGGGATCGGCTGGTCGCCGGAGGAGTTCGCCGCCGCCGGAGCGCCGTTCCGTCGCCGCGGCGCGCAGCTCGACGAGATGCTCGACGCGCTGGACGCCATCTGGACGACGAACCCGGCCAGCCACGACGGGGAGCACTGGACGCTGCCGCCGTCGTGGATCGACCTGAAACCGGAGCAGAGCCCGCGCCCGCCGATCTACCTGTCCGCGATGACCCCGGCGAGTCTGAAGCGGGTGGGGGAGCGCGCCGACGGCTGGCTTCCGGTCGCCCTGGTGCCCGGGTTCGTGATGCCCGACGTGCTCACCATGCAGCGGCAGACGATCGACGAGGCGGCCCGCGCCGCCGGCCGCGATCCCGCCGACATCGACACCGTGGTGCGGATCAACGTCTCCGAGGGCGCGACCCCCGACGACGTCGCCGAGGCGGTGCGGGTGCTGGCCGACGGCGGTTATGACAACGTGTTCGTCGACCTGATGTACGTCGCCGCCGACACCGACGACTACCTGCGGTGGGCGCAACGACTGCTGGAAGGATGAGCGCAGCGCCGTTCGGTTGTCAAGAGAGGACGTGATGGATCCCAGAACCCCGGTCCTGGTGGGCTACGGGCAGGTCAACCAGCGCGAGGAGAACCCGCAGGTGGAGCCGGTCGACCTGATGGTCGAGGCCGCGCGCGCCGGCGCCGACCCCCGCGTGCTGGCCGCCGTCGACTCGGTGCGAGTGGTCAACCTGCTGTCGTGGCGCTACCGCGACCCGGGACTTCTTCTCGCCCAACGCATCGGCGCCGACACCGCATCGACCCGCTACACCGGCATCGGCGGTAACACGCCGCAGTCCCTGGTCAACGAGGCGTGTCTGGACATCCAGGCCGGTCGCGCCGACGTGGTGCTGATCGCCGGGGCCGAGACCTGGCGGACCCGAACAAAGTTGCGCCGCAACGGGATCAAACCGGACTGGACGCGGCAGGACGACAGCGTCGCGGTGCCGCCGGGCGCCGAGGTGTCGGTGCCGATGGCCGCGCCGTCGGATGAGCGGATCCACCTCGACCGGCCGTCGTTCGTGTACCCGATGTTCGAAGAGGCGGTGCGCATCTCGCGCGGCGAGGCGATCGACGCACACCGGCGCCGCATCGGGGAGCTGTGGGCGCAGTTCAGCGCGGTTGCCGCGGCCAACCCGAACGCCTGGAGCCGGGAGGCGCTGTCGGCCGAGCAGATCTGGCGGGAGAGCCCGGACAACCGGATGATCAGCTGGCCGTACCCCAAGCTGATGAACTCCAACAACATGGTCGACCAGGCGGCGGCGCTGGTGCTGACGTCGGTGGAGAAGGCCGAGTACCTGCAGATCCCGAAGGACCGCTGGGTGTTTCCGTACGCGGGCACCGACGCACACGACACCTACGCGATCGCCGAGCGCGACGAGTTCCACACCTCGCCGGCGATCCGGATCGCGGGCCGTCGGGTGCTGGAGTTGGCCGGCCTCGGCATCGACGACGTCGAGCTGGTCGACCTGTACTCGTGCTTCCCGTCGGCGGTGCAGGTGGCCGCCGCCGAGCTCGGCCTGCCGATCGGCGATCCGGGTCGCCCGCTGACCGTGACGGGCGGGCTGACCTTCGCAGGCGGTCCGTGGAACAACTACGTCACCCACTCGATCGCCACCATGGCCGAGCGGCTGGTCGCCGAACCGGGCACCCGCGGGCTGATCAGCGCCAACGGCGGCTACCTGACCAAGCACAGCTTCGGGGTGTACGGCACCGAACCGCCCACCGGTGAGTTCCGTTGGCAGGACGTGCAATCGGAGGTCGACCGGGAGCCGACGCGCACCGCGCTGGTGGAGTGGAGCGGGGTCGGCACGGTGGAGACCTGGACGACGCCGTACAACCGCGAGGGTGTCCCGGAGAAGGCGTTTCTGGCGGTGCGCAGCCCTGAGGGCGCCCGCGCGCTGGCGGTGATCACCGACGCGTCGCAGGCGGCGGCGACGGTGACCGAGGACATCGCGGGGGCCAAGGTCCAGGTGGGCCCAGACGGCTCTGCCGTCATCCTGTGACGGACGGCTCCGCTGTCCTGCTATGGCGGCGGCAGCTCGGTGTAGCGGGGTTCGAACCCGTCGGCGGCGAACGTGAAGCCGCTGCCGGAGCGGTCGCTGCGACACGAGATACCGGACTCCTCCTGCACATTGCAGCGGAATCCGGCGACCACGAGCACCTTGCCGAACGGTAGCTCCGGCGCGTCGTCGACGACGAACTCCGGTGTCTCGAGCGCGACGAACCGGGGCTCGCCCTCGTGGTCGACGACGATCGCGTTCGGGGCCGTCGGCGTGCCCTCGGCGTTCGGCACCGCGGTGGGCTGCCCGCTGATGCCGAGCCCGGAGCCGCGGCTCGCCGACTGGCAGCCCACCCGGTCGCGGGGC from Mycolicibacterium phlei harbors:
- a CDS encoding phosphoketolase family protein, with amino-acid sequence MTAQSLSATLSDHELALIDAYWRAANYLSVGQIYLLDNPLLREPLAPEHIKPRLLGHWGTTPGLNLIYTHLNRIIRERDLDVIYITGPGHGGPGLVANAYLEGTYSEVYSHITEDAEGMRKLFRQFSFPGGIPSHVAAETPGSIHEGGELGYALVHAYGAAFDNPDLVVACVIGDGEAETGPLAASWHSNKFLNPVTDGAVLPILHLNGYKIANPTVLARIPQEELESLLFGYGYQPITVAGDDPASVHQQLATALDEAFDQIGAIQRAARLEGETGRPLWPMIVLRTPKGWTGPYRVDGVKVEGTWRSHQVPLAETRTNPEHRAALEQWLRGYRPEELFDATGALRPELRALAPSGPRRMSASPHTNGGLLLRDLDLPPFADYAVDVSAPASQTAEATRVLGTYLRDVIVRNPDRFRVMGPDETASNRLAATLEATDKVWLGEITGDDEHLGPEGRVMEVLSEHLCQGWLEGYLLTGRHGLFNCYEAFVHIVDSMLNQHCKWLIRNRELPWRRPIASLNYLLTSHVWRQDHNGASHQDPGFIDHVANKRPEVVRVYLPPDANTLLSVTDHCLRSRDYVNVIVAGKQPALTYLDIDAAVAHCARGLGIWDWASTTTGEPDVVLACAGDVPTLETLAAADILHRELPDLRVRVVNVVDIMRLQPDTEHPHGLSDREFDALFTTDKPVIFAYHGYPWLIHRLTYRRTNHAQMHVRGFKERGTTTTPFDMVMLNDLDRFHLVIDVIDRVEGLARRAALLRQRMVDARLAARRYTREHGEDDPAISGWTWDSGYRATAGDG
- a CDS encoding TIGR03619 family F420-dependent LLM class oxidoreductase, producing MTDVLGFALPQYGPSARADIVRFAAAAEQMGADSLWVGDRLIAPVDPSVGYAGSDTIPEQFRTGFDPFIALALAAAVTERVALGASVLVAPWYAPAVLARQLTALDVASGGRLRPGFGIGWSPEEFAAAGAPFRRRGAQLDEMLDALDAIWTTNPASHDGEHWTLPPSWIDLKPEQSPRPPIYLSAMTPASLKRVGERADGWLPVALVPGFVMPDVLTMQRQTIDEAARAAGRDPADIDTVVRINVSEGATPDDVAEAVRVLADGGYDNVFVDLMYVAADTDDYLRWAQRLLEG
- a CDS encoding acetyl-CoA acetyltransferase → MDPRTPVLVGYGQVNQREENPQVEPVDLMVEAARAGADPRVLAAVDSVRVVNLLSWRYRDPGLLLAQRIGADTASTRYTGIGGNTPQSLVNEACLDIQAGRADVVLIAGAETWRTRTKLRRNGIKPDWTRQDDSVAVPPGAEVSVPMAAPSDERIHLDRPSFVYPMFEEAVRISRGEAIDAHRRRIGELWAQFSAVAAANPNAWSREALSAEQIWRESPDNRMISWPYPKLMNSNNMVDQAAALVLTSVEKAEYLQIPKDRWVFPYAGTDAHDTYAIAERDEFHTSPAIRIAGRRVLELAGLGIDDVELVDLYSCFPSAVQVAAAELGLPIGDPGRPLTVTGGLTFAGGPWNNYVTHSIATMAERLVAEPGTRGLISANGGYLTKHSFGVYGTEPPTGEFRWQDVQSEVDREPTRTALVEWSGVGTVETWTTPYNREGVPEKAFLAVRSPEGARALAVITDASQAAATVTEDIAGAKVQVGPDGSAVIL